One genomic window of Bartonella sp. JB63 includes the following:
- the hslU gene encoding ATP-dependent protease ATPase subunit HslU: MCVVFSPRETVSELDRFIIGQNDAKRSVAIALRNRWRRQQLEGQMREEVMPKNILMIGPTGVGKTGIARRLAKLSGAPFVKVEATKFTEVGYVGRDVEQIIRDLVEIAISLVREKKRDGVKAKAHINAEERVLDALVGKTASPATRDSFRKKLREGELDDKEIEIEVTDNSNNAPTFDIPGMPGAQMGIMNLSDIFGKMGLRTKIRKITVKDAFKPLIDDESEKLLDQDQIIQEALRVAENDGIVFIDEIDKIATRDGGAGAAVSREGVQRDLLPLVEGTTITTKYGQIKTDHILFIASGAFHVSKPSDLLPELQGRLPIRVELNALTREDLRRILTEPEASLIKQYVALMATEEVHLEITDDAIDALADIAVDLNARIENIGARRLQTVMERVLDEISFTAPDKAGTSFKVDADYVKKSIGELASDIDLSRFIL, from the coding sequence ATGTGTGTTGTATTTTCCCCCCGCGAAACTGTTTCTGAACTTGATCGTTTTATTATTGGACAAAATGATGCTAAGCGTTCTGTTGCTATTGCACTGCGTAATCGATGGCGTCGACAACAGCTTGAAGGGCAGATGCGTGAAGAAGTGATGCCCAAAAATATCTTGATGATAGGACCAACGGGTGTCGGTAAAACAGGGATAGCTCGTCGGTTAGCAAAACTTTCTGGAGCACCTTTCGTTAAAGTAGAAGCTACTAAATTTACCGAAGTGGGTTACGTTGGGCGTGATGTTGAGCAAATTATTCGTGATCTCGTTGAAATTGCAATTTCTCTTGTGCGTGAAAAAAAGCGTGATGGAGTAAAAGCAAAAGCCCATATTAATGCTGAAGAACGAGTTTTAGACGCTCTTGTGGGAAAAACAGCAAGTCCTGCTACTCGTGATAGTTTTCGTAAAAAATTGCGCGAAGGAGAATTAGATGACAAAGAGATTGAAATTGAAGTAACTGATAATAGTAATAATGCTCCAACTTTTGATATTCCTGGTATGCCTGGCGCGCAAATGGGTATTATGAATTTATCAGATATTTTTGGAAAAATGGGTCTTCGTACAAAGATACGCAAAATAACTGTAAAGGATGCTTTTAAACCATTAATTGATGATGAATCTGAAAAACTTCTTGATCAAGATCAAATTATTCAAGAAGCACTGCGTGTTGCTGAAAATGACGGAATCGTTTTCATTGATGAAATTGATAAAATTGCAACTCGAGATGGTGGGGCAGGCGCTGCTGTTTCACGTGAAGGAGTTCAACGGGATCTGCTTCCTTTAGTTGAAGGAACAACGATTACAACAAAATATGGGCAAATAAAAACAGATCATATTCTTTTTATTGCTTCTGGTGCATTTCATGTATCTAAACCGTCGGACTTATTGCCAGAGCTTCAGGGTCGTTTACCTATCCGTGTAGAGTTAAATGCTTTAACAAGAGAAGATTTACGACGCATTCTTACTGAACCTGAAGCCAGTTTGATTAAACAATATGTTGCTTTAATGGCAACAGAAGAAGTCCATTTAGAAATTACTGATGATGCAATTGATGCTTTAGCTGATATTGCTGTTGATTTAAATGCGAGGATTGAAAATATTGGAGCACGTCGTTTGCAAACGGTTATGGAACGTGTTTTGGATGAAATTTCTTTTACAGCACCTGATAAAGCTGGTACTTCATTTAAAGTTGATGCTGATTATGTCAAAAAGTCTATAGGAGAGCTTGCTTCTGATATCGATCTTTCGCGTTTTATTCTTTAG
- the hslV gene encoding ATP-dependent protease subunit HslV, whose protein sequence is MTEHKPDIMYGTTIVTVRKDNKVVMAGDGQVSLGQTIMKSNARKVRRLGKGGAVIAGFAGATADAFTLLERLETKLEQYPDQLMRACVELAKDWRTDRYLRRLEAMMLVADKKVTLALTGLGDVLEPEDGVMAIGSGGNFALSAARVLMDMDLDAETIACKAMNIAAKICVYTNDNFTIETLDAELPPLEKAI, encoded by the coding sequence ATGACAGAGCATAAGCCTGATATTATGTATGGTACAACAATCGTAACTGTAAGAAAAGATAATAAAGTCGTTATGGCTGGTGATGGTCAGGTTTCACTTGGACAAACAATTATGAAAAGTAATGCACGCAAAGTCCGTCGTCTTGGGAAAGGCGGAGCGGTGATAGCTGGTTTTGCAGGTGCTACAGCAGATGCTTTTACGTTATTAGAAAGATTAGAAACAAAACTTGAGCAATATCCTGATCAGCTTATGCGTGCATGTGTAGAACTTGCAAAGGATTGGCGCACCGATCGTTATTTGCGTCGTCTTGAAGCAATGATGCTTGTAGCTGATAAAAAAGTTACTTTGGCTTTAACAGGTCTTGGTGATGTATTAGAACCAGAAGATGGAGTTATGGCAATTGGTTCTGGAGGCAATTTTGCTTTGTCAGCTGCAAGAGTACTAATGGATATGGATTTAGATGCAGAAACTATTGCATGTAAAGCAATGAATATTGCCGCTAAAATTTGTGTTTACACCAATGACAATTTTACAATAGAAACGTTGGATGCTGAATTACCTCCTTTAGAGAAAGCTATTTGA
- the coaA gene encoding type I pantothenate kinase, with the protein MIDINPLKADQEDNLINYVSEQYSPYTFFTVQEWSQFRANTPLTLTFDEIKRLRSMDDPIDLEEVQCIYLSLARLLSYHVEAVQELFRKRQIFLHQTDTQKTPFIIGISGSVAVGKSTTARILQELMKRWKSSLKVDLITTDGFLYPNIILQKKNRMNRKGFPDSYDIKKLLRFLSDVKAGISNVSAPLYSHMTYDVLENQKIIIDRPDILIVEGVNVLQVSDYPKDGKIVPFVSDFFDFSIYVDAATEVIHQWYLERFKRLRKTAFQRPESYFHRYAMLNEEEASQIAEDLWHTINLKNLQENILPTRPRADLILRKGKNHLVEYVALRKL; encoded by the coding sequence ATGATTGATATTAATCCATTAAAAGCCGATCAAGAAGATAACTTGATCAATTATGTTTCTGAGCAATATTCTCCCTATACTTTCTTTACTGTACAGGAATGGTCTCAGTTTCGTGCAAATACACCACTTACCTTAACTTTTGATGAAATTAAGCGTTTACGATCAATGGATGATCCCATCGATTTGGAAGAAGTGCAATGTATTTATCTTTCTTTAGCACGTCTCTTATCGTACCATGTTGAGGCAGTACAGGAACTTTTCCGAAAACGTCAAATATTTTTGCATCAAACAGATACCCAAAAAACCCCTTTCATTATTGGAATTTCTGGTTCTGTTGCAGTAGGGAAATCAACAACTGCACGTATTCTCCAAGAGCTTATGAAACGATGGAAATCCAGTCTTAAAGTTGATCTTATTACAACCGATGGATTTCTTTATCCCAATATCATTTTACAGAAAAAAAATCGTATGAATCGTAAAGGATTTCCTGATTCCTATGATATTAAAAAATTACTGCGCTTTCTTTCCGATGTAAAAGCAGGCATTAGTAATGTTAGTGCACCGCTTTATTCGCATATGACTTACGATGTTTTAGAAAATCAAAAAATTATTATTGATCGACCTGATATTTTAATTGTTGAAGGTGTGAATGTGCTTCAAGTAAGTGATTATCCTAAAGATGGAAAAATTGTACCTTTTGTTTCAGACTTTTTTGATTTTTCAATCTATGTAGACGCTGCAACAGAAGTGATCCATCAATGGTATTTAGAACGTTTCAAACGTTTACGTAAAACAGCCTTTCAAAGGCCTGAATCCTATTTTCATCGTTATGCAATGTTAAATGAAGAAGAAGCCTCACAAATTGCTGAAGATCTTTGGCACACAATTAATCTGAAAAATTTACAAGAAAATATATTACCAACACGACCGCGAGCTGATCTCATTCTACGAAAGGGAAAAAATCATTTGGTCGAGTATGTTGCGCTTCGAAAACTATAA
- the rbfA gene encoding 30S ribosome-binding factor RbfA encodes MKNIGPSQRQLRVGEQVRHAVAHILQRDVLLDDALRNIVISVSEVRMSSDLKIATCFVSLLNTVDKTSHDAIISILNKHSRFIRGAISHQLRQMKYMPTLRFRFDNSFDNFAKIDALLRSPEVARDLQHNDKLKD; translated from the coding sequence ATAAAAAATATAGGCCCATCACAACGGCAATTAAGAGTAGGAGAACAAGTCCGTCATGCAGTAGCTCATATATTGCAACGGGATGTTTTACTTGATGATGCCTTAAGAAATATTGTTATTTCTGTCTCCGAAGTACGTATGTCGTCAGACCTGAAAATTGCCACTTGCTTTGTTTCTCTTCTCAACACCGTAGATAAAACTTCGCACGATGCTATCATTAGCATTTTAAATAAACATAGCCGTTTTATCCGTGGAGCAATTAGTCATCAGTTACGGCAAATGAAATACATGCCTACACTCCGTTTCCGATTTGATAACAGTTTTGATAATTTTGCAAAAATTGATGCCTTACTCCGATCACCTGAGGTTGCACGTGATCTTCAACATAATGATAAACTTAAAGATTAA
- a CDS encoding MFS transporter: MQRISTLEIFHNSTFRNLWTATLVFNLGSLVQTVGASWMMTLISSSHSMVGLVQSATTLPLVVFSLMAGALADNFNRRHIMLFAQIMMMIISINLVILSYIGLITPWLLLCFTFLIGCGSALYNPSWQATIGDIVNRESISTAVSLNSVGFNLMRSIGPSIGGIIISTLGGISAFFVNALSYIPLISVLFLWKPDYQNNTLPRERFLGSVADGLRYVAMSPNLLNIMIRAFLFCVGAMSVFALLPIVVNDFFRGNALLYGTLLSCFGLGAITGGIINSFVRNHLKPEVIVTSAFVGISFSCFFLAMSRSLFISHFVLFPAGLCWVLALSLFNTSVQLSTPRWVVARALALYQTASYLGMTVGSAIWGALADSYSLTFALNVCAIFLICGALAGIKFKVKEIPQINLEPLDQVREPELSLDLEAQSGPIMIMIDYQINENDLAEFLEIMTRRRHIRLRDGARQWVLLRDLERPEYWTESYHMSTWVDYLRHNRRRTKADIEVNKHLDKLNRISNGIKVHYMIKWQTVPKINEMRLKLSNNQ, from the coding sequence ATGCAGAGGATTTCAACATTAGAGATTTTTCATAATTCAACATTCAGAAATTTGTGGACTGCTACTCTTGTATTTAATTTAGGGAGTCTTGTACAGACAGTAGGAGCAAGCTGGATGATGACATTGATTAGTTCTTCGCATTCTATGGTAGGACTTGTGCAAAGTGCTACTACATTGCCACTTGTTGTTTTTTCTCTGATGGCAGGTGCATTAGCTGACAATTTTAATCGGCGTCATATTATGCTTTTTGCACAAATTATGATGATGATTATCTCAATTAATTTGGTTATTTTATCTTATATAGGACTGATTACCCCCTGGCTTCTATTATGCTTTACATTTTTGATTGGATGTGGAAGCGCTTTGTATAATCCTTCTTGGCAAGCAACAATAGGGGATATTGTGAATCGAGAAAGTATTTCTACTGCCGTTAGTTTGAATAGTGTTGGTTTCAATTTGATGCGCAGTATAGGTCCTTCTATTGGAGGAATTATTATTTCTACTTTAGGTGGTATTTCAGCTTTTTTTGTCAATGCGTTAAGTTATATTCCTTTAATTAGCGTTTTGTTTTTATGGAAACCAGATTATCAAAACAATACATTACCTCGAGAGAGGTTTTTAGGATCTGTAGCAGATGGTTTACGTTATGTAGCGATGTCTCCCAATCTTCTAAATATTATGATAAGAGCCTTCCTTTTTTGTGTTGGTGCTATGTCTGTTTTTGCGCTATTGCCAATTGTTGTAAATGATTTTTTTAGGGGGAATGCACTGCTTTACGGTACATTACTTAGTTGTTTTGGCCTAGGAGCCATTACAGGTGGCATTATTAATTCGTTTGTACGAAATCATTTAAAGCCAGAAGTAATTGTTACAAGTGCATTTGTTGGAATTTCTTTTTCTTGCTTTTTTTTGGCAATGAGTCGTTCATTATTTATAAGTCACTTTGTTTTATTTCCTGCTGGTTTATGTTGGGTTTTGGCATTATCACTATTTAATACATCTGTACAGCTTTCTACACCACGCTGGGTTGTTGCTCGCGCTTTAGCGCTTTATCAAACTGCATCTTATCTTGGTATGACAGTTGGAAGTGCAATCTGGGGCGCATTAGCTGATAGTTATTCTTTGACATTTGCTTTAAATGTTTGCGCTATATTCTTAATTTGTGGAGCTCTTGCAGGTATCAAATTCAAAGTTAAAGAAATTCCTCAAATTAATCTTGAGCCACTTGATCAAGTTAGAGAGCCAGAGCTTTCATTAGACTTAGAAGCACAAAGTGGTCCAATTATGATTATGATTGATTATCAAATTAATGAAAATGATCTTGCAGAATTTCTCGAAATTATGACACGTCGGCGCCATATTCGACTACGTGATGGTGCTCGACAGTGGGTTCTTTTGCGTGATCTTGAGAGACCCGAATATTGGACAGAATCTTATCATATGTCAACATGGGTGGATTATTTGCGCCATAATCGCCGTCGCACAAAAGCAGATATAGAGGTTAACAAACATCTTGATAAATTAAATCGCATATCCAATGGTATAAAGGTGCATTACATGATTAAGTGGCAAACAGTACCAAAAATTAATGAGATGCGCTTAAAATTGTCTAATAATCAATAA
- a CDS encoding class I SAM-dependent methyltransferase, which translates to MSLFLPFEIYDLPKPYSNQHFLGCGLTEIPDQKWIKNLEIITPWRPDFLKFTNAKFRCSPQINQAMIYDGALLQLSKYRDLNHNRFLDLLERVKPGGWIIISGEKTVGSASIMKWIKTIVPISKKLSKNHSHIFWLQVPQKIDKQNITHFRSSPISFENKFQTNSGMFSHGRIDPGSAALVPYIHKVISGKTADFGAGWGFLSYTALEVSKNLTTLDLYEADYNALEAAKKHIKQIPNPLPIGFYWHDLICEPITNLYDTIISNPPFHTQKTTDISLGQHFITNAAKYLKPKGRFLLVANRHLPYETLLKKLFRTVFIHEEVHGFKIIEAHR; encoded by the coding sequence GTGTCTCTGTTTTTGCCTTTTGAAATCTATGATCTTCCTAAACCTTATTCGAACCAACATTTTCTAGGTTGTGGTTTAACTGAAATCCCTGATCAAAAGTGGATAAAAAACCTTGAAATTATAACCCCTTGGCGACCGGATTTTTTAAAATTTACCAATGCTAAATTTCGCTGTAGTCCCCAAATAAATCAAGCTATGATCTATGATGGAGCACTGCTACAACTTAGTAAATATCGTGATCTCAATCATAATCGTTTTCTTGATCTACTAGAACGAGTCAAACCTGGTGGATGGATCATTATTAGTGGGGAAAAAACTGTTGGTTCTGCCTCAATAATGAAATGGATTAAAACTATTGTCCCTATCAGTAAAAAATTATCCAAAAATCATAGCCATATCTTCTGGCTTCAAGTACCACAAAAAATAGACAAACAAAATATCACTCATTTTCGTTCATCACCAATCAGTTTTGAAAATAAATTTCAAACTAATTCTGGTATGTTTTCTCACGGCCGTATTGACCCAGGATCTGCTGCACTTGTACCTTATATACACAAAGTCATTTCTGGAAAAACAGCTGACTTTGGAGCTGGTTGGGGATTTCTTTCTTACACTGCACTTGAAGTAAGCAAAAATCTAACCACACTCGACCTTTATGAAGCCGACTATAATGCTTTAGAAGCAGCAAAAAAACATATAAAACAAATACCAAACCCTCTTCCAATCGGCTTTTACTGGCATGATCTTATCTGTGAGCCTATCACAAATCTTTATGATACAATCATTTCAAATCCACCATTTCATACACAAAAAACGACAGATATCTCATTAGGACAGCACTTCATTACAAATGCTGCAAAATATCTTAAACCTAAAGGTCGCTTTCTTCTTGTTGCGAATCGCCATCTTCCCTATGAAACATTATTAAAGAAACTCTTTCGCACAGTTTTTATACATGAAGAAGTTCATGGTTTCAAAATCATCGAAGCACATCGATAG
- the rpsO gene encoding 30S ribosomal protein S15: protein MSITAERKQALITEYATKIGDTGSPEVQIAILSERISNLTNHFKSHKKDNHSRRGLLKMVSQRRRLLDYLKCIDQNRYQKLIERLDLRR, encoded by the coding sequence ATGTCGATTACTGCTGAGCGTAAACAGGCTCTTATTACAGAATATGCAACTAAAATTGGTGATACAGGTTCACCAGAAGTGCAAATTGCTATTCTTTCTGAGCGCATTTCTAACTTAACCAATCATTTTAAATCTCACAAAAAGGATAACCATTCCCGTCGTGGTCTTTTAAAGATGGTATCCCAACGCCGCCGACTTCTTGATTACTTAAAATGCATTGATCAAAATCGCTATCAGAAGCTTATCGAAAGACTAGATCTACGCCGCTAA
- the truB gene encoding tRNA pseudouridine(55) synthase TruB, whose protein sequence is MTRQRKKKGRSISGWIILDKPKGMSSTAAVSKIKWLFNAQKAGHAGTLDPLASGILPIALGEATKTVPYVMEGTKTYHFRVAWGEERSTDDLEGKITKTSPIRPTQKSILMLLPKYTGVIWQKPPRFSAIKIAGNRAYDLAHRGENIEIPPRQVEIKTLKLIETNAQGHSIFEMTCRKGTYVRSLARDMGYDLGCYGYIADLRRIKVAPFGESDLITWDELKAAIPHKETKNDCTLPNRDFSKIDQLLIKTDAALHCLPHYTLDKTQALRIKMGNSVFLFEKSTLIDEENAYVTYKDQLLAIGAIDKNQFKPKRIFTI, encoded by the coding sequence GTGACACGACAACGCAAAAAAAAAGGTCGTTCTATTTCTGGCTGGATCATCCTTGATAAACCCAAAGGAATGAGTTCAACAGCAGCTGTCTCAAAAATCAAATGGCTTTTTAATGCACAAAAAGCTGGGCATGCTGGAACACTTGATCCACTTGCTTCTGGTATATTGCCTATTGCACTGGGAGAAGCAACAAAAACTGTTCCTTACGTCATGGAAGGCACTAAAACTTATCATTTTCGTGTAGCTTGGGGAGAAGAGCGCTCCACAGATGATCTAGAAGGTAAAATTACTAAAACATCTCCGATACGTCCAACACAAAAAAGTATTCTCATGCTTTTACCAAAATATACAGGTGTTATTTGGCAAAAACCTCCACGATTTTCAGCAATTAAAATTGCTGGTAACCGTGCATATGATTTAGCACACAGAGGTGAAAATATTGAAATTCCACCCCGTCAAGTGGAAATTAAAACGCTCAAACTCATCGAAACCAATGCCCAAGGACATTCGATTTTTGAAATGACATGCAGAAAAGGAACCTATGTACGCTCCTTAGCACGCGATATGGGATACGATCTCGGTTGTTATGGATATATTGCTGACCTACGCCGTATAAAAGTCGCACCTTTTGGAGAAAGTGATCTCATTACATGGGATGAATTAAAAGCAGCAATACCTCACAAAGAAACAAAAAATGATTGCACTCTACCCAACAGAGATTTCTCTAAAATCGACCAATTACTGATTAAAACGGATGCCGCATTACATTGCCTACCACATTATACCCTCGATAAAACTCAAGCACTGCGTATAAAAATGGGTAATTCAGTATTTTTATTTGAGAAAAGCACACTTATTGACGAAGAAAACGCTTATGTAACCTACAAAGACCAACTTCTTGCTATAGGTGCAATTGACAAAAATCAATTCAAACCAAAACGGATTTTCACAATTTAA
- the pnp gene encoding polyribonucleotide nucleotidyltransferase, protein MFKTHKVEIEWAGRPLILETGKIARQADGAIIATYGETVVLATVVSAKTPKPDQNFFPLTVNYQEKNYAVGKIPGGYFKRENRSSESETLISRLIDRPIRPLFVDGYKNDTQVIASVIQHDLENNPDILAIIASSAALTLSGIPFMGPIAAARIGYCNGQYILNPNIDEMPESKLDLIVAGTENAVLMVESEAHELPEDVMLNAVMFGQKSFQPVINAIIKLAEVAAKKPCDFTPEDLSVLEKNMLKMVEQDLREAYTITDKQKRYTAIDVLKEEVINKFTQETEENCEFNTDQIATVFKHLQAKIVRQNILDTGKRIDGRNPSDVRAIQSEVGILPRTHGSALFTRGETQALVVTTLGTGEDEQYIDSLTGMYKETFLLHYNFPPFSVGEIGRIGSPGRREIGHGKLAWRAIHPMLPTKESFPYTIRTVSEITESNGSSSMATVCGTSLALMDAGVPLARPVAGIAMGLIKEGERFAILSDILGDEDHLGDMDFKVAGTESGITSLQMDIKIDGITEEIMKIALAQAKDGRIHILNEMAKALTSARSELSEFSPRIEIMNITVDKIRDVIGSGGKVIREIVEKTGAKINIEDDGTIKIASSDLKTIEAAKHWILSIVNEPEIGAIYQGTVVKIAEFGAFVNFFGSRDGLVHISQLASERVAKTTDIVKEGDKVWVKLMGFDERGKIRLSMKVVDQQTGKELINGGSIKTEKDNNTDEKNPSKKKHRSKKKKD, encoded by the coding sequence ATGTTTAAAACCCATAAAGTAGAAATTGAATGGGCCGGTCGGCCACTTATCCTCGAAACAGGAAAAATTGCGCGTCAAGCAGATGGTGCCATTATTGCTACATATGGTGAAACTGTTGTTTTGGCAACTGTTGTTTCAGCAAAAACTCCAAAACCAGATCAAAATTTTTTTCCACTCACCGTTAATTATCAAGAAAAAAACTATGCAGTTGGTAAAATACCTGGTGGTTATTTTAAACGAGAAAACCGTTCAAGTGAAAGTGAAACTTTGATTTCACGGTTGATTGATCGTCCAATTCGTCCTCTTTTTGTCGACGGTTATAAAAATGACACACAAGTGATTGCCTCTGTTATTCAGCATGATCTAGAAAATAATCCCGATATCCTTGCTATAATTGCATCTTCTGCTGCATTAACTCTATCAGGTATTCCTTTTATGGGTCCAATTGCCGCTGCTCGTATTGGATATTGTAATGGACAATATATTCTCAATCCTAACATTGATGAAATGCCTGAATCAAAACTTGATCTTATTGTTGCCGGAACAGAAAATGCTGTACTGATGGTTGAATCAGAGGCGCATGAATTACCTGAAGATGTAATGTTGAATGCTGTCATGTTTGGTCAAAAAAGTTTTCAACCTGTAATTAATGCCATCATCAAACTTGCCGAAGTAGCGGCTAAAAAACCTTGTGACTTTACTCCAGAAGATCTGTCTGTGCTTGAAAAAAACATGCTTAAAATGGTCGAACAGGATCTGAGAGAAGCTTATACAATTACCGATAAACAAAAACGCTATACTGCGATTGATGTTCTTAAAGAAGAAGTCATCAATAAATTCACGCAGGAAACAGAAGAAAATTGCGAATTTAATACAGATCAGATTGCAACTGTTTTCAAACATTTGCAAGCAAAAATCGTTCGCCAAAACATTCTTGATACAGGAAAACGTATTGATGGACGTAATCCCTCAGATGTTCGTGCAATTCAATCAGAAGTTGGTATTTTGCCCCGCACACATGGATCAGCGTTATTTACTCGTGGTGAAACACAAGCACTTGTAGTAACAACATTAGGAACCGGAGAAGATGAACAATATATAGACTCCTTAACGGGCATGTATAAAGAAACATTCCTCCTTCATTACAATTTTCCACCTTTTTCAGTAGGTGAAATAGGCCGTATTGGCTCACCTGGCCGCCGCGAAATTGGTCATGGTAAACTGGCATGGCGTGCTATTCATCCCATGTTGCCGACAAAAGAATCCTTTCCCTACACTATTCGTACTGTATCAGAAATTACCGAATCGAATGGATCTTCTTCAATGGCAACCGTTTGCGGAACTTCACTAGCACTCATGGATGCTGGTGTTCCTTTAGCACGCCCTGTTGCTGGTATTGCAATGGGTTTGATTAAAGAAGGTGAACGATTTGCTATTCTATCTGATATTTTAGGGGATGAAGATCATCTTGGTGATATGGATTTCAAAGTAGCAGGTACAGAAAGCGGTATTACTTCCTTACAAATGGATATCAAAATTGATGGCATTACTGAAGAGATTATGAAAATCGCACTTGCACAAGCTAAAGATGGTCGAATCCATATTCTCAATGAAATGGCAAAAGCCTTAACCAGTGCACGGAGTGAACTGAGCGAATTTTCTCCACGTATTGAAATAATGAACATTACTGTAGATAAAATTCGTGATGTTATCGGCTCTGGTGGTAAAGTAATCCGCGAAATTGTGGAAAAAACTGGAGCTAAAATTAATATTGAAGATGATGGAACAATTAAAATTGCTTCTTCTGATTTAAAAACCATTGAAGCAGCAAAACATTGGATCCTTTCAATTGTTAATGAACCTGAAATCGGTGCTATTTACCAAGGAACGGTTGTTAAAATTGCAGAATTCGGTGCATTCGTTAACTTTTTTGGTTCACGCGATGGACTTGTTCATATCTCTCAACTCGCATCAGAACGTGTAGCAAAAACAACCGATATTGTTAAAGAAGGTGATAAAGTTTGGGTTAAATTAATGGGCTTCGATGAACGTGGTAAAATTCGGTTATCGATGAAAGTTGTTGACCAACAAACTGGAAAAGAACTTATCAATGGTGGTTCAATAAAAACAGAAAAAGATAATAATACTGATGAAAAGAATCCATCTAAAAAGAAACACCGTAGTAAGAAAAAAAAGGATTAA